From the Clupea harengus chromosome 15, Ch_v2.0.2, whole genome shotgun sequence genome, one window contains:
- the acbd3 gene encoding Golgi resident protein GCP60 isoform X2, with translation MMATEVRSGDLNSGNSSRLEVSIDGLTLSPDPEGDQEHVKPLDSSLEGQTNGTHGAGDGDDGEEGDNARSSIERKWGFSLGELYGLALNFFKEKDGKAFHPTYEEKLRLVALHKQVLLGAYNPDASPEVGFFDVLGNDRRREWSALGCMEKEEAMVEFVKLLNKCCHLFAPFVTSHRIEREEQERKRREEEARQRREEEERERAREEEERRRREEEERLRREEEERRQAEEERLRVEQQKQQIMAALNAQTAVQFQQYAAQQYPDSPEQQLVLIRQLQEQHYQQYMQQLYQVQLAQQQAALQKQQQQQQEEAVVASVLETSEPLVCSPPAPPAGEEVPMLNGQAESTCDSLDKEPELEPAEEITENGPTADSPAVIAAPSMWTRPQIKDFKEKIRQDVDSVITVGRGEVVTVRVPTHEEGSYLFWEFATDHYDIGFGLFFEWSDAAATASVSVHVSESSDEDDDEDGEPQSEEEKARAAAGKPQVDEVVPVYRRDCHEEVYAGSHQYPGRGIYLLKFDNSYSLWRAKSVYYRVYYTR, from the exons ATGATGGCGACAGAGGTTCGGAGCGGCGACCTCAACAGCGGTAATTCCAGCCGGCTCGAAGTGTCCATAGACGGCCTCACCCTAAGCCCAGATCCCGAGGGTGATCAGGAGCATGTCAAGCCACTGGACTCCTCGCTGGAAGGACAGACAAATGGAACCCATGGAGCCGGCGATGGCGATGATGGGGAGGAGGGTGATAATGCCAGAAGCTCCATCGAGAGGAAATGGGGCTTCTCTCTAGGCGAGCTCTATGGACTGGCGCTGAATTTTTTCAAAG AGAAGGATGGGAAGGCGTTCCACCCGACCTACGAGGAGAAGCTGCGGCTGGTTGCGCTCCACAAGCAGGTGCTTCTGGGGGCCTATAACCCCGACGCCTCCCCAGAAGTGGGCTTCTTTGATGTGCTGGGAAACGACCGCAG GAGAGAGTGGTCCGCTCTGGGCTgcatggagaaggaggaggccaTGGTGGAGTTTGTCAAGCTCCTGAACAAATGCTGCCACCTGTTTGCCCCTTTCGTCACGTCACATAGGATTGAGCGGgaggaacaggagagaaaaag gagggaggaggaggcccGCCAgcgcagggaggaagaggagcgggAGCGAGCtcgtgaggaggaggagaggaggaggcgcgaggaggaggagagactgcgcagggaggaggaggagaggaggcaggctgaagaggagagactgCGTGTGGAGCAGCAGAA GCAGCAGATCATGGCGGCGCTGAACGCCCAGACGGCGGTGCAGTTCCAGCAGTACGCCGCTCAGCAGTACCCCGACAGCCCGGAGCAGCAGCTGGTTCTGATCCGACAGCTGCAGGAGCAGCACTACCAGCAGTACATGCAGCAGCTCTACCAGGTGCAGCTGGCCCAGCAGCAG gctgctcttcagaagcagcagcagcagcagcaggaggaggcggTGGTGGCATCGGTGCTGGAGACCAGTGAGCCGTTGGTGTGCTCACCAccagcgccccctgcaggagaggaggtCCCCATGCTGAACGGTCAAGCAGAGAGCACCTGCGACAGCCTCGACAAGGAGCCCGAGCTGGAACCGGCCGAGGAGATCACAGAGAACGGCCCCactg CGGACTCCCCTGCAGTGATCGCGGCCCCCTCCATGTGGACGCGCCCCCAGATCAAGGACTTCAAGGAGAAGATCCGGCAGGACGTGGACTCGGTGATCACGGTGGGGCGCGGCGAGGTGGTGACGGTGCGCGTGCCGACGCACGAGGAGGGCTCCTACCTCTTCTGGGAGTTCGCCACGGACCACTACGACATCGGCTTCGGCCTCTTCTTCGAGTGGAGCGACGCGGCCGCCACCGCCTCCGTCAGCGTGCACGTCAGCGAGTCCAGCGACGAGGACGACGACGAAGACG gcgaGCCCCAGagcgaggaggagaaggcgCGTGCGGCGGCGGGGAAGCCGCAGGTGGACGAGGTGGTGCCGGTGTACCGGCGGGACTGCCACGAGGAGGTGTACGCCGGCAGCCACCAGTACCCCGGCCGCGGCATCTACCTGCTCAAGTTCGACAACTCCTACTCCCTCTGGAGGGCCAAGAGCGTCTACTACAGGGTCTACTACACCAGATAA
- the acbd3 gene encoding Golgi resident protein GCP60 isoform X1, producing the protein MMATEVRSGDLNSGNSSRLEVSIDGLTLSPDPEGDQEHVKPLDSSLEGQTNGTHGAGDGDDGEEGDNARSSIERKWGFSLGELYGLALNFFKEKDGKAFHPTYEEKLRLVALHKQVLLGAYNPDASPEVGFFDVLGNDRRREWSALGCMEKEEAMVEFVKLLNKCCHLFAPFVTSHRIEREEQERKRREEEARQRREEEERERAREEEERRRREEEERLRREEEERRQAEEERLRVEQQKQQIMAALNAQTAVQFQQYAAQQYPDSPEQQLVLIRQLQEQHYQQYMQQLYQVQLAQQQAALQKQQQQQQEEAVVASVLETSEPLVCSPPAPPAGEEVPMLNGQAESTCDSLDKEPELEPAEEITENGPTADSPAVIAAPSMWTRPQIKDFKEKIRQDVDSVITVGRGEVVTVRVPTHEEGSYLFWEFATDHYDIGFGLFFEWSDAAATASVSVHVSESSDEDDDEDGERGALGGAQRPSGSSEVQAGSRAEGEPQSEEEKARAAAGKPQVDEVVPVYRRDCHEEVYAGSHQYPGRGIYLLKFDNSYSLWRAKSVYYRVYYTR; encoded by the exons ATGATGGCGACAGAGGTTCGGAGCGGCGACCTCAACAGCGGTAATTCCAGCCGGCTCGAAGTGTCCATAGACGGCCTCACCCTAAGCCCAGATCCCGAGGGTGATCAGGAGCATGTCAAGCCACTGGACTCCTCGCTGGAAGGACAGACAAATGGAACCCATGGAGCCGGCGATGGCGATGATGGGGAGGAGGGTGATAATGCCAGAAGCTCCATCGAGAGGAAATGGGGCTTCTCTCTAGGCGAGCTCTATGGACTGGCGCTGAATTTTTTCAAAG AGAAGGATGGGAAGGCGTTCCACCCGACCTACGAGGAGAAGCTGCGGCTGGTTGCGCTCCACAAGCAGGTGCTTCTGGGGGCCTATAACCCCGACGCCTCCCCAGAAGTGGGCTTCTTTGATGTGCTGGGAAACGACCGCAG GAGAGAGTGGTCCGCTCTGGGCTgcatggagaaggaggaggccaTGGTGGAGTTTGTCAAGCTCCTGAACAAATGCTGCCACCTGTTTGCCCCTTTCGTCACGTCACATAGGATTGAGCGGgaggaacaggagagaaaaag gagggaggaggaggcccGCCAgcgcagggaggaagaggagcgggAGCGAGCtcgtgaggaggaggagaggaggaggcgcgaggaggaggagagactgcgcagggaggaggaggagaggaggcaggctgaagaggagagactgCGTGTGGAGCAGCAGAA GCAGCAGATCATGGCGGCGCTGAACGCCCAGACGGCGGTGCAGTTCCAGCAGTACGCCGCTCAGCAGTACCCCGACAGCCCGGAGCAGCAGCTGGTTCTGATCCGACAGCTGCAGGAGCAGCACTACCAGCAGTACATGCAGCAGCTCTACCAGGTGCAGCTGGCCCAGCAGCAG gctgctcttcagaagcagcagcagcagcagcaggaggaggcggTGGTGGCATCGGTGCTGGAGACCAGTGAGCCGTTGGTGTGCTCACCAccagcgccccctgcaggagaggaggtCCCCATGCTGAACGGTCAAGCAGAGAGCACCTGCGACAGCCTCGACAAGGAGCCCGAGCTGGAACCGGCCGAGGAGATCACAGAGAACGGCCCCactg CGGACTCCCCTGCAGTGATCGCGGCCCCCTCCATGTGGACGCGCCCCCAGATCAAGGACTTCAAGGAGAAGATCCGGCAGGACGTGGACTCGGTGATCACGGTGGGGCGCGGCGAGGTGGTGACGGTGCGCGTGCCGACGCACGAGGAGGGCTCCTACCTCTTCTGGGAGTTCGCCACGGACCACTACGACATCGGCTTCGGCCTCTTCTTCGAGTGGAGCGACGCGGCCGCCACCGCCTCCGTCAGCGTGCACGTCAGCGAGTCCAGCGACGAGGACGACGACGAAGACGGTGAGAGGGGAGCGCTCGGGGGCGCTCAGCGGCCCTCTGGGAGCTCAGAGGTTCAGGCAGGAAGTAGGGCTGAAG gcgaGCCCCAGagcgaggaggagaaggcgCGTGCGGCGGCGGGGAAGCCGCAGGTGGACGAGGTGGTGCCGGTGTACCGGCGGGACTGCCACGAGGAGGTGTACGCCGGCAGCCACCAGTACCCCGGCCGCGGCATCTACCTGCTCAAGTTCGACAACTCCTACTCCCTCTGGAGGGCCAAGAGCGTCTACTACAGGGTCTACTACACCAGATAA
- the mixl1 gene encoding homeobox protein MIXL1, whose protein sequence is MALTENRLLSSSPADFAAHDRARYYSPQGPAGSRADSVALLTHRRKRTNFTQQQIEVLEKVYSDTKYPDIYLRERLESLTGLPESRIQVWFQNRRAKSRRQVGNQVNQKSTGGHPITLPPLPTHPTPLAQLQNRMGQDLRRIPNFTAAEAFIPPFLNPTDDTHGKTTLPTKRNGYERSPPPTSCVYDTGCENSRLSIDHQVRRVDLSVTVPCNVASYRGQNGNFTSNLNSMGSASKPVLVEYDNFPPNKTIGPEMKVTIPPLPSSRGFIRSPPKTIPPLPSSHGFIRSPPKQVACPVPALGLTTNPDAFGQFSPIRGTEARDFSDSDSDWDREVMFNSFL, encoded by the exons ATGGCGTTAACTGAAAAccgtcttctctcctcctcgcctGCAGATTTCGCAGCACATGACAGGGCCCGGTACTACAGCCCGCAGGGCCCCGCGGGGTCTCGAGCTGACAGCGTGGCTCTTCTGACTCACCGCAGGAAGAGAACCAACTTCACCCAGCAGCAGATCGAGGTGCTGGAGAAGGTGTACTCCGACACCAAGTACCCAGATATCTACCTGCGGGAGAGGCTGGAGTCGCTCACCGGCCTGCCAGAATCCAGAatacag GTGTGGTTTCAAAACCGTCGCGCCAAGTCCCGCAGGCAGGTGGGGAACCAGGTGAACCAGAAGAGCACCGGCGGCCACCCGATCAccttaccccccctccccacccaccccaccccgctcGCCCAGCTCCAGAACCGCATGGGTCAGGACCTGCGCCGGATCCCCAACTTCACCGCAGCAGAAGCGTTCATCCCCCCGTTCCTGAACCCAACCGATGACACCCACGGCAAAACGACCCTGCCAACGAAACGGAACGGATACGAGCGGTCGCCACCGCCGACATCATGCGTGTACGACACGGGCTGTGAGAACAGCCGACTCAGCATAGATCACCAAGTGCGGAGAGTAGACCTTAGCGTGACGGTACCCTGCAACGTCGCATCCTACCGAGGGCAGAACGGGAATTTCACCTCAAACCTCAACAGCATGGGTTCAGCGTCCAAACCTGTTTTAGTGGAGTACGACAACTTTCCTCCCAACAAGACCATCGGGCCGGAGATGAAGGTCaccatcccccctctcccctcatcccgCGGCTTCATCAGGTCGCCCCCGAAGaccatcccccctctcccctcatcccacGGCTTCATCAGGTCGCCCCCGAAGCAGGTCGCCTGTCCAGTCCCGGCCCTGGGCCTCACAACCAACCCCGACGCCTTCGGCCAGTTCTCCCCGATCCGAGGCACGGAAGCCCGGGACTTCTCCGACTCCGACTCTGATTGGGACCGAGAGGTCATGTTCAACAGCTTTCTGTAG